A single region of the Streptomyces caelestis genome encodes:
- a CDS encoding DUF4333 domain-containing protein, with translation MQRGFLVGAVGGVAAMAAVGGVLTHLLAAKDVQHTTIDPHPGQPHVKVDGHPAVERTILQARIEGWYHPLPWVGKDIDEVSCPAHLKAVAGATGTCTARAGGERVSIPVRVIKVEGNPATPRVTWKFER, from the coding sequence ATGCAGCGCGGTTTCCTCGTCGGTGCCGTCGGTGGCGTGGCCGCCATGGCCGCCGTGGGCGGGGTCCTCACCCATCTGCTGGCCGCCAAGGACGTGCAGCACACCACGATCGACCCCCACCCCGGGCAGCCCCACGTGAAGGTGGACGGCCACCCGGCAGTGGAGAGGACGATCCTTCAGGCCCGTATCGAGGGCTGGTACCACCCCCTGCCCTGGGTCGGGAAGGACATCGACGAGGTGTCCTGCCCCGCTCATCTCAAGGCGGTGGCCGGTGCGACCGGGACGTGCACGGCGCGGGCCGGGGGCGAGCGGGTCTCGATTCCCGTGCGCGTGATCAAGGTCGAGGGAAACCCCGCGACACCGCGGGTGACCTGGAAGTTCGAGCGCTGA
- the argG gene encoding argininosuccinate synthase has translation MSKVLTSLPAGERVGIAFSGGLDTSVAVAWMRDKGAVPCTYTADIGQYDEPDIASVPGRAKTYGAEIARLVDCRAALVEEGLAALTCGAFHIRSGGRAYFNTTPLGRAVTGTLLVRAMLEDNVQIWGDGSTFKGNDIERFYRYGLLANPHLRIYKPWLDAAFVTELGGRKEMSEWLLAHGLPYRDSTEKAYSTDANIWGATHEAKTLEHLDTGVETVEPIMGVRFWDPEVDIAAEDVTIGFEQGRPVTINGKEFSSPVDLVMEANAIGGRHGLGMSDQIENRIIEAKSRGIYEAPGMALLHAAYERLVNAIHNEDTLAQYHTEGRRLGRLMYEGRWLDPQALMIRESLQRWVGAAVTGEVTLRLRRGEDYSILDTTGPAFSYHPDKLSMERTEDSAFGPVDRIGQLTMRNLDIADSRAKLEQYAGIGLIGTGSPTIGASQAAATGLIGTMPELPQGGAEAIASRGAVSDEDAWLDRAAMESGND, from the coding sequence ATGTCCAAGGTCCTCACCTCCCTGCCCGCCGGCGAGCGCGTCGGCATCGCCTTCTCGGGCGGTCTCGACACCTCCGTCGCGGTCGCGTGGATGCGCGACAAGGGCGCCGTCCCGTGCACCTACACCGCCGACATCGGTCAGTACGACGAGCCCGACATCGCCTCGGTGCCCGGCCGTGCGAAGACCTACGGTGCCGAGATCGCGCGTCTGGTCGACTGCCGTGCCGCGCTGGTCGAGGAGGGCCTGGCCGCGCTGACCTGCGGGGCGTTCCACATCCGCTCGGGCGGGCGGGCGTACTTCAACACCACGCCGCTCGGCCGTGCCGTCACGGGCACGCTGCTGGTCCGGGCGATGCTGGAGGACAACGTCCAGATCTGGGGCGACGGCTCGACCTTCAAGGGCAACGACATCGAGCGGTTCTACCGCTACGGCCTGCTCGCCAACCCGCACCTCAGGATCTACAAGCCCTGGCTGGACGCGGCCTTCGTGACGGAGCTCGGCGGCCGCAAGGAGATGTCGGAGTGGCTGCTCGCCCACGGGCTGCCCTACCGCGACAGCACGGAGAAGGCGTACTCCACCGACGCCAACATCTGGGGCGCCACGCACGAGGCGAAGACCCTGGAGCACCTGGACACCGGCGTCGAGACCGTCGAGCCGATCATGGGCGTGCGGTTCTGGGACCCCGAGGTCGACATCGCCGCCGAGGACGTGACGATCGGCTTCGAGCAGGGCCGCCCCGTGACGATCAACGGCAAGGAGTTCTCCTCCCCCGTCGACCTGGTCATGGAGGCCAACGCCATCGGCGGCCGGCACGGCCTCGGCATGTCGGACCAGATCGAGAACCGGATCATCGAGGCCAAGAGCCGCGGCATCTACGAGGCCCCGGGCATGGCCCTGCTGCACGCCGCGTACGAGCGTCTGGTCAACGCGATCCACAACGAGGACACCCTCGCCCAGTACCACACCGAGGGACGGCGGCTCGGCCGGCTGATGTACGAGGGCCGCTGGCTGGACCCGCAGGCGCTGATGATCCGCGAGTCGCTGCAGCGGTGGGTCGGCGCCGCCGTCACCGGCGAGGTGACGCTGCGGCTGCGGCGCGGTGAGGACTACTCGATCCTCGACACGACCGGCCCGGCGTTCAGCTACCACCCGGACAAGCTGTCCATGGAGCGCACCGAGGACTCCGCGTTCGGCCCGGTGGACCGGATCGGCCAGCTCACCATGCGCAACCTGGACATCGCCGACTCCCGCGCCAAGCTGGAGCAGTACGCCGGTATCGGCCTGATCGGCACCGGCAGCCCGACCATCGGCGCCTCCCAGGCGGCCGCGACCGGGCTGATCGGCACCATGCCGGAGCTGCCGCAGGGCGGCGCCGAGGCCATCGCCTCCCGGGGCGCGGTCTCCGACGAGGACGCGTGGCTGGACCGCGCCGCGATGGAGTCCGGCAACGACTGA
- the meaB gene encoding methylmalonyl Co-A mutase-associated GTPase MeaB → MIDVDAYVKGVLDGKRAIIARAITLVESTRPQHRVLAQELLTELLPHSGRARRIGVSGVPGVGKSTFIDAFGTMLTGLGHRVAVLAVDPSSSRTGGSILGDKTRMERLAVDPAAFVRPSPTAGTLGGVAKATRESIVVMEAAGYDVVLVETVGVGQSETAVANMVDSFLLLTLSRTGDQLQGIKKGVLELADVIAVNKADGPHERDARAAARELAGALRLMHGKDAFWTPPVLSCSARESSGLDTVWERLEQHRTLLDSTGRLTAKRRDQQVDWTWTMVREELLGRLHADPAVRALAPVLEERVREGELTPTLAAERILGALGGSGSESS, encoded by the coding sequence GTGATCGATGTCGACGCGTATGTGAAGGGCGTACTCGACGGGAAGCGGGCGATCATCGCCCGGGCCATCACGCTCGTCGAGTCGACCCGCCCTCAGCACCGGGTGCTGGCCCAGGAGTTGCTGACCGAGCTGCTGCCGCACAGCGGGCGGGCCCGGCGGATCGGGGTCAGCGGGGTGCCGGGCGTGGGCAAGTCGACGTTCATCGACGCGTTCGGCACGATGCTGACGGGGCTCGGACACCGGGTGGCGGTGCTCGCCGTCGACCCGTCCTCCAGCCGTACCGGCGGCTCGATCCTCGGCGACAAGACGCGCATGGAACGCCTGGCAGTGGACCCGGCGGCGTTCGTCCGCCCCTCCCCCACCGCGGGCACGCTGGGCGGGGTCGCCAAGGCCACCCGCGAGTCGATCGTGGTGATGGAGGCGGCGGGCTACGACGTCGTCCTGGTGGAGACGGTCGGCGTCGGGCAGTCCGAGACCGCGGTCGCGAACATGGTCGACTCCTTCCTGCTGCTCACCCTCTCCCGCACGGGCGACCAGCTCCAGGGCATCAAGAAGGGCGTCCTGGAACTGGCCGACGTGATCGCCGTGAACAAGGCGGACGGCCCGCACGAGCGGGACGCCCGGGCCGCCGCGCGGGAACTGGCGGGCGCGCTGCGGCTGATGCACGGCAAGGACGCGTTCTGGACCCCGCCCGTGCTCAGCTGCAGCGCCCGTGAGTCGAGCGGCCTGGACACGGTGTGGGAGCGCCTGGAGCAGCACCGCACGCTGCTGGACTCCACCGGCCGCCTCACCGCCAAGCGGCGTGACCAGCAGGTCGACTGGACCTGGACCATGGTCCGCGAGGAGCTCCTCGGCCGCCTGCACGCCGATCCGGCGGTCCGGGCGCTGGCGCCGGTCCTGGAGGAGCGGGTCCGGGAGGGCGAGCTGACTCCGACGCTGGCGGCGGAGCGGATTCTGGGGGCGCTCGGAGGGTCCGGCTCGGAGAGTTCCTGA
- the scpA gene encoding methylmalonyl-CoA mutase: MTAPSDRSVPDFSGIELGTPASDGGPDEWRTAVKNASGGDDLLWETPEGIAVKPLYTGRDLEGLDFLETYPGAAPYLRGPYPTMYVNQPWTIRQYAGFSTAEESNAFYRRNLAAGQKGLSVAFDLPTHRGYDSDHPRVTGDVGMAGVAIDSIYDMRQLFDGIPLDKMTVSMTMNGAVLPVLALYIVAAEEQGVPPEKLAGTIQNDILKEFMVRNTYIYPPKPSMRIISDIFAFTSQRMPRYNSISISGYHIQEAGATADLELAYTLADGVEYIRAGREAGLDVDAFAPRLSFFWAIGMNFFMEVAKLRAARLLWAKLVRQFDPKNAKSLSLRTHSQTSGWSLTAQDVFNNVTRTCVEAMAATQGHTQSLHTNALDEALALPTDFSARIARNTQLLLQQESGTTRVIDPWGGSAYVERLTYDLARRAWQHIQEVEAAGGMAKAIDAGIPKLRIEEAAARTQARIDSGRQPVIGVNKYRVETDEQIDVLKVDNSSVRAQQIEKLRRLRAERDETACQDALDALTRAAAGEGNLLELAVRAARAKATVGEISDALEKVYGRHASQIRTISGVYRNEAGESPSVDRTRALVSDFEEAEGRRPRILVAKMGQDGHDRGQKVIATAFADLGFDVDVGPLFQTPAEVARQAVEADVHIVGVSSLAAGHLTLVPALREQLAEEGREDIMIVVGGVIPPQDVPTLLEMGAAAVFPPGTVIPDAAYDLVKRLSDGLGHDL; the protein is encoded by the coding sequence ATGACCGCCCCCTCCGACCGTTCCGTCCCCGACTTCTCCGGGATCGAGCTGGGCACCCCGGCCTCCGACGGCGGCCCCGACGAGTGGCGTACGGCGGTCAAGAACGCCTCCGGCGGTGACGACCTGCTCTGGGAGACCCCGGAGGGCATCGCGGTCAAGCCGCTGTACACCGGGCGTGACCTGGAGGGCCTGGACTTCCTGGAGACGTATCCGGGCGCGGCGCCGTATCTGCGCGGCCCGTACCCGACGATGTACGTCAACCAGCCCTGGACGATCCGCCAGTACGCCGGTTTCTCCACGGCCGAGGAGTCCAACGCCTTCTACCGGCGCAACCTCGCGGCCGGGCAGAAGGGCCTGTCGGTCGCCTTCGACCTGCCCACGCACCGGGGCTACGACAGCGACCACCCGCGCGTGACCGGTGACGTCGGCATGGCGGGCGTGGCCATCGACTCGATCTACGACATGCGGCAGCTGTTCGACGGGATCCCGCTGGACAAGATGACGGTGTCGATGACGATGAACGGCGCGGTGCTGCCGGTGCTGGCGCTGTACATCGTGGCGGCGGAGGAGCAGGGAGTACCACCGGAGAAGCTGGCCGGGACCATTCAGAACGACATCCTCAAGGAGTTCATGGTCCGCAACACCTACATCTATCCGCCGAAGCCGTCGATGCGGATCATCTCCGACATCTTCGCCTTCACCTCGCAGCGGATGCCCCGCTACAACTCCATCTCCATCTCCGGCTACCACATCCAGGAGGCGGGTGCGACGGCCGACCTGGAGCTGGCGTACACGCTCGCGGACGGCGTGGAGTACATCCGGGCGGGCCGTGAAGCCGGCCTGGACGTGGACGCGTTCGCGCCCCGGCTGTCGTTCTTCTGGGCGATCGGCATGAACTTCTTCATGGAGGTCGCCAAGCTGCGGGCGGCGCGCCTGCTGTGGGCGAAGCTGGTGCGGCAGTTCGACCCGAAGAACGCCAAGTCCCTGTCCCTGCGTACCCATTCGCAGACCTCCGGCTGGTCGCTGACCGCGCAGGACGTGTTCAACAACGTGACGCGCACGTGCGTGGAGGCGATGGCGGCGACGCAGGGACACACGCAGTCGCTGCACACCAACGCCCTCGACGAGGCGCTGGCCCTGCCCACCGACTTCTCGGCGCGCATCGCCCGCAACACGCAGCTGCTGCTCCAGCAGGAGTCCGGCACGACCCGGGTGATCGACCCGTGGGGCGGCAGCGCCTACGTCGAGCGGCTGACGTACGACCTCGCGCGGCGGGCCTGGCAGCACATCCAGGAGGTCGAGGCCGCGGGCGGCATGGCCAAGGCCATCGACGCGGGCATTCCCAAGCTGCGCATCGAGGAGGCGGCGGCCCGCACCCAGGCCCGGATCGACTCCGGGCGGCAGCCGGTCATCGGCGTCAACAAGTACCGCGTCGAGACCGACGAGCAGATCGACGTCCTGAAGGTCGACAACTCCTCCGTGCGGGCCCAGCAGATCGAGAAGCTGCGGCGGCTGCGAGCGGAGCGGGACGAGACGGCCTGCCAGGACGCGCTGGACGCGCTGACCCGGGCCGCCGCCGGCGAGGGCAACCTGCTGGAGCTGGCGGTGCGCGCGGCCCGCGCGAAGGCGACCGTCGGGGAGATCTCCGACGCCCTGGAGAAGGTGTACGGCCGGCACGCGAGCCAGATCCGTACGATCTCCGGCGTGTACCGAAACGAAGCAGGGGAGTCCCCGTCCGTGGACCGCACCCGGGCCCTGGTCTCCGACTTCGAGGAGGCCGAGGGCCGCCGCCCGCGCATCCTGGTCGCGAAGATGGGCCAGGACGGCCACGACCGCGGCCAGAAGGTGATCGCGACCGCCTTCGCCGACCTCGGCTTCGACGTGGACGTCGGCCCGCTGTTCCAGACCCCCGCCGAGGTGGCCCGGCAGGCCGTCGAGGCGGACGTGCACATCGTCGGCGTCTCCTCGCTGGCGGCCGGTCACCTCACCCTCGTCCCGGCGCTGCGCGAGCAGCTCGCCGAGGAGGGGCGCGAGGACATCATGATCGTGGTCGGCGGGGTGATCCCGCCGCAGGACGTGCCGACGCTGCTGGAGATGGGCGCGGCGGCGGTCTTCCCGCCCGGGACGGTGATCCCGGACGCGGCGTACGACCTGGTGAAGCGACTGTCGGACGGACTCGGGCACGACCTGTGA
- a CDS encoding methylmalonyl-CoA mutase family protein: protein MTVLPDDGLELAGDFPDVPHEQWQRLVAGVLRKSGKEVEGAEAEEALSTALEDGLRTRPLYTAHDAAPEPGLPGFAPFVRGGRAEGNTLGGWDVRQRHTVADGGAVLADLENGVTSLWLAVGEGGIPVPELGRVLDGVHLDLAPVVLDAGRDSDAAARELLRLYEQRGVAREAARGNLGADPLGQEARSGQEGDVAPAMELARLCAEGYPGLRALTVDALPYHEAGGSAAQELGCSLATGVAYLRDLTGAGLSVEQACAQLEFRYAATADQFLTIAKLRAARRLWARVAEVCGAPRAGAQLQHVVTSPVMMTRRDPWVNMLRTTIATLAAGAGGADAVTVLPFDHALGLSEAFARRIARNTSTILIEESHLARVIDPAGGSWYVERLTDELAHAGWEFFRRIERLGGQAAALRSGDLAQDLAETWQARRTKLAKRREPVTGVSEFPYLAEKPVVRESAPEPPSGGLPRVRRDEEFEALRARSDAHLAATGSRPRVFLAAIGPAAAHTARLTFASNLFQAGGIEPVTDGAFEDSGATEAVLCSSDALYEEQAETTAEALKAAGARHVFLAGRPGQYAGVDAYVFAGCDAVAVLSATLDRMGVS, encoded by the coding sequence ATGACGGTCCTGCCTGACGACGGGCTCGAGCTGGCCGGCGACTTCCCTGATGTGCCCCATGAGCAGTGGCAGCGCCTTGTGGCGGGTGTGCTGCGCAAGTCGGGCAAGGAAGTGGAGGGCGCCGAGGCCGAGGAAGCCCTGTCCACCGCGTTGGAGGACGGGCTGCGCACCCGGCCTCTCTACACCGCGCACGACGCCGCGCCCGAGCCGGGCCTGCCCGGGTTCGCCCCCTTTGTGCGGGGTGGCCGGGCCGAGGGGAACACGCTCGGCGGCTGGGACGTACGGCAGCGGCACACGGTGGCCGACGGCGGCGCGGTGCTCGCGGACCTCGAGAACGGCGTCACCTCCCTGTGGCTGGCCGTGGGGGAAGGCGGCATCCCGGTGCCGGAGCTCGGCCGGGTCCTCGACGGCGTCCATCTCGACCTCGCCCCCGTCGTCCTCGACGCGGGGCGTGACTCCGACGCCGCCGCGCGGGAGTTGCTGCGGCTGTACGAGCAGCGCGGTGTCGCCCGGGAGGCGGCGCGCGGCAATCTGGGCGCCGACCCGCTGGGCCAGGAGGCCCGGAGCGGGCAGGAGGGCGACGTCGCTCCGGCGATGGAGCTCGCGCGGCTGTGTGCCGAGGGGTACCCGGGGCTGCGGGCACTGACCGTGGACGCCCTGCCGTATCACGAGGCCGGCGGCTCGGCCGCCCAGGAGCTGGGCTGCTCGCTGGCCACGGGCGTGGCGTATCTGCGAGACCTCACCGGGGCCGGGCTGAGCGTCGAACAGGCCTGTGCGCAGCTGGAGTTCCGGTACGCGGCGACCGCCGACCAGTTCCTGACGATCGCCAAGCTGCGGGCCGCGCGCCGGCTGTGGGCGCGGGTGGCCGAGGTCTGCGGGGCGCCGCGTGCGGGGGCGCAGCTCCAGCACGTCGTGACCTCCCCGGTGATGATGACGCGCCGCGATCCGTGGGTGAACATGCTGCGCACGACCATCGCCACGCTGGCCGCCGGGGCGGGCGGGGCCGACGCGGTCACCGTGCTGCCCTTCGACCACGCCCTCGGTCTGTCGGAAGCGTTCGCGCGCCGTATCGCCCGCAACACCTCCACGATCCTCATCGAGGAGTCGCATCTGGCCCGGGTGATCGACCCGGCGGGCGGCTCCTGGTACGTGGAGCGGCTCACCGACGAACTCGCCCACGCGGGCTGGGAGTTCTTCCGGCGGATCGAGCGGCTGGGCGGTCAGGCGGCGGCCCTGCGGTCGGGGGACCTCGCGCAGGACCTGGCCGAGACCTGGCAGGCCCGCCGCACGAAGCTGGCGAAGCGGCGCGAGCCCGTCACGGGTGTCAGCGAGTTCCCGTATCTCGCGGAGAAGCCGGTGGTCCGCGAGAGCGCACCCGAGCCGCCGTCCGGCGGGCTGCCTCGGGTGCGCCGCGACGAGGAGTTCGAGGCGCTGCGCGCCCGCTCCGACGCCCACCTCGCCGCGACCGGCTCCCGGCCCCGGGTCTTCCTCGCCGCGATCGGCCCGGCCGCCGCCCACACCGCGCGCCTCACCTTCGCCTCGAACCTCTTCCAGGCGGGCGGCATCGAGCCCGTCACGGACGGCGCCTTCGAGGACAGCGGCGCGACGGAGGCCGTGCTGTGCTCCAGCGACGCGCTGTACGAGGAGCAGGCCGAGACCACCGCCGAGGCCCTGAAGGCCGCCGGTGCGCGGCACGTGTTCCTCGCGGGCCGTCCCGGGCAGTACGCCGGTGTCGACGCGTACGTCTTCGCGGGCTGCGATGCCGTGGCCGTGCTCTCCGCGACCCTCGACCGCATGGGAGTGTCCTGA
- a CDS encoding YihY/virulence factor BrkB family protein encodes MGTAVHVPQTRDMIGDELSGDEAFTALRHYGGLRLLADSFARFRYADGFTNARALAFQVVLGLVPCTVALVGLATSVHTEGVGRVIELTLGRIVPGASAQIVEDAFEGTRRTAHGDVWGTLALWLGLGFALLNLASAMGQIERGANRIYGIERDRPFPRKYGRAIVLALAAGLPLVLGFVVLVAGEAVGDAVADSAGWADSGSRWWGVLDIPVGLALAWVASAVIFRWSPRRVQPGYTWLAFGSALHLLLWVSATWLLALYVEESGAFGAVYGPLTAFIALLLWANLTAVALFLGIAFAAQLEAARAGIESAVQPDPGPGA; translated from the coding sequence ATGGGTACCGCCGTCCACGTCCCGCAGACCCGGGACATGATCGGAGACGAGCTCTCCGGAGACGAGGCGTTCACCGCCCTGCGCCACTACGGAGGGCTGCGGCTGCTGGCCGACTCCTTCGCACGGTTCCGTTACGCGGACGGCTTCACCAACGCGCGGGCCCTCGCCTTCCAGGTGGTGCTCGGGCTCGTCCCGTGCACCGTGGCACTCGTCGGGCTGGCCACGTCGGTGCACACCGAGGGCGTGGGCCGGGTCATCGAGCTCACCCTCGGCCGGATCGTGCCGGGCGCCAGCGCGCAGATCGTCGAGGACGCCTTCGAAGGCACGCGGCGCACCGCGCACGGCGATGTCTGGGGCACGCTCGCCCTGTGGCTCGGTCTGGGCTTCGCGCTGCTGAACCTCGCCTCGGCCATGGGCCAGATCGAGCGCGGCGCCAACCGCATCTACGGCATCGAGCGCGACCGTCCCTTCCCGCGCAAGTACGGGCGGGCGATCGTTCTCGCGCTCGCCGCCGGTCTGCCCCTGGTGCTGGGGTTCGTCGTCCTCGTCGCCGGCGAGGCCGTGGGCGACGCGGTGGCGGACTCGGCCGGCTGGGCGGACAGCGGGTCGCGGTGGTGGGGCGTGCTCGACATCCCCGTGGGGCTCGCGCTGGCCTGGGTGGCCTCCGCCGTGATCTTCCGCTGGTCGCCCCGCCGCGTCCAGCCCGGCTACACCTGGCTCGCCTTCGGCTCGGCCCTGCATCTGCTGCTGTGGGTCTCGGCCACCTGGCTGCTCGCGCTGTACGTCGAGGAGAGCGGTGCCTTCGGCGCCGTCTACGGGCCGCTCACCGCTTTCATCGCCCTGCTGCTGTGGGCCAACCTCACCGCCGTCGCGCTCTTCCTCGGCATCGCGTTCGCCGCCCAGCTGGAAGCGGCCCGCGCCGGCATCGAATCCGCCGTCCAGCCGGATCCCGGACCGGGCGCGTGA
- a CDS encoding DUF6003 family protein, whose product MTDDAYLFLLGDASARLGVAPAAVGELACMETPAVRAWLDAQGSTPASPHLRLLPPEETAAIPEEAERLPVPLSDEELSRVRHRMAPEPLARVEEELLAYRDCADGRDGLIGRALAAGVAPHRIVELTGVDPETVTAAASG is encoded by the coding sequence ATGACCGACGACGCCTACCTGTTCCTGCTTGGCGACGCGTCCGCGCGGCTCGGCGTGGCCCCCGCCGCCGTCGGGGAGCTCGCGTGCATGGAGACTCCCGCGGTACGCGCGTGGCTGGACGCTCAGGGGAGCACGCCGGCCTCCCCGCACCTGCGCCTGCTGCCGCCGGAGGAGACGGCGGCCATCCCCGAGGAAGCGGAACGACTGCCCGTCCCGCTGAGCGACGAGGAACTGAGCCGGGTCCGCCACCGGATGGCACCGGAGCCCCTCGCCCGGGTCGAGGAGGAGCTGCTCGCCTACCGCGACTGCGCGGACGGGCGGGACGGCCTGATCGGACGCGCGCTGGCCGCCGGCGTGGCACCGCACCGCATCGTCGAGCTGACCGGGGTGGACCCGGAAACGGTGACCGCGGCGGCGAGCGGCTGA
- a CDS encoding winged helix DNA-binding domain-containing protein has translation MTNTKRSVTGTAPRLGTRALNRATLDRQLLLRPARISAAAAVEHLVGLQAQNVKPPYYALAARLDGFAPEALSRLMADREVVRIVTMRSTIHTHTADDCLALRPLVQPARDRELTQFRKGLAGVGLDRLAALARELVETEPRTMKQLREALLQEWPDADPQALSVAARCRLPLVQATPRGLWGRSGQVSLTTAEHWLGRPAGPAATPDAVVLRYLAAFGPASVRDMQTWAGLTRLRDAFERLRPRLVTFRDEGGAELFDLPDAPRPDPDTPAPPRFLPEFDNLLLSHADRTRVVPPEHRGRSWQGNIASCTLLVDGFLAGLWRLEEHALVIEPFGRLTRAQRDEVTAEGERMLRMMHPETSYDIRFGAVRT, from the coding sequence ATGACGAACACCAAGCGGAGCGTCACCGGCACGGCACCCCGCCTCGGCACCCGGGCCCTCAACCGCGCCACCCTCGACCGGCAGCTGCTCCTGCGCCCGGCCCGGATCTCCGCCGCCGCGGCCGTCGAGCACCTGGTCGGCCTCCAGGCGCAGAACGTCAAGCCTCCGTACTACGCGCTCGCCGCCCGCCTCGACGGTTTCGCCCCCGAGGCGCTGTCCCGGCTGATGGCCGACCGCGAGGTCGTCCGGATCGTCACGATGCGCTCGACGATCCACACCCACACCGCGGACGACTGCCTTGCCCTGCGTCCGCTGGTGCAGCCCGCCCGGGACCGGGAGCTGACGCAGTTCCGCAAGGGACTCGCCGGTGTCGGCCTGGACCGGCTCGCCGCCCTCGCGCGCGAGCTCGTCGAGACCGAGCCCCGCACCATGAAGCAATTGCGCGAGGCCCTGCTCCAGGAGTGGCCGGACGCCGACCCGCAGGCCCTGTCGGTCGCCGCCCGGTGCCGTCTCCCGCTCGTGCAGGCGACCCCGCGCGGCCTGTGGGGCCGAAGCGGGCAGGTCAGTCTGACCACCGCCGAGCACTGGCTCGGGCGTCCCGCCGGACCGGCCGCCACGCCCGACGCGGTCGTCCTGCGCTACCTCGCCGCCTTCGGCCCGGCCTCCGTGCGGGACATGCAGACCTGGGCCGGACTGACCCGCCTGCGCGACGCCTTCGAACGCCTCCGCCCGCGACTCGTCACCTTCCGGGACGAGGGCGGCGCCGAGCTCTTCGACCTGCCGGACGCCCCCCGCCCCGACCCGGACACCCCGGCCCCGCCGCGCTTCCTGCCCGAGTTCGACAATCTGCTGCTCTCCCACGCCGACCGCACCCGCGTCGTCCCGCCCGAGCACCGGGGCCGCTCCTGGCAGGGCAACATCGCCTCTTGCACGCTCCTGGTCGACGGGTTCCTCGCGGGGCTGTGGCGACTGGAGGAGCACGCGCTCGTGATCGAGCCCTTCGGCCGGCTCACCAGGGCCCAGCGGGACGAGGTCACCGCCGAGGGGGAGCGGATGCTGCGGATGATGCACCCGGAAACCTCGTACGACATCCGCTTCGGTGCCGTGCGGACGTAG
- a CDS encoding LysE family translocator translates to MVSADRLLAFAVMSLLVIVIPGPSVLFVIGRALAHGRRTAVATALGNVVGSYLLVVAVAVGIGSLVERSVTVYLTVKLAGAAYLVYLGVQAFRHRRELKASQIATGSTGQARGDLRTLLDGILVGVTNPKGVVFFAAVLPQFVDHSAGHVPLQMLLLGLVPISIGLVTDTLWGLTASAARTWFARSDRRLSLIGGAGGCTMIGLGVTVAVTGRAD, encoded by the coding sequence ATGGTTTCCGCAGATCGCCTCCTCGCCTTCGCCGTGATGTCGCTCCTGGTCATCGTGATCCCTGGACCCAGCGTGCTGTTCGTCATCGGCCGGGCCCTCGCCCACGGCCGCCGCACCGCCGTGGCGACGGCCCTCGGCAATGTCGTCGGTTCCTACCTGCTGGTCGTGGCGGTTGCGGTCGGGATCGGCTCGCTGGTCGAGCGGTCGGTGACGGTGTACCTGACGGTGAAGCTGGCGGGTGCCGCGTATCTGGTGTACCTGGGCGTGCAGGCCTTCCGGCACCGCAGGGAACTGAAGGCGTCACAGATCGCCACCGGGTCGACCGGACAGGCTCGCGGCGATCTCCGGACGCTCCTGGACGGGATCCTCGTCGGCGTCACCAATCCGAAGGGCGTGGTGTTCTTCGCCGCCGTGCTGCCGCAGTTCGTGGACCACTCGGCGGGTCATGTGCCCTTGCAGATGCTGCTGTTGGGCCTCGTACCGATCTCGATCGGCCTCGTCACGGACACACTGTGGGGCCTGACCGCGTCAGCGGCCCGCACCTGGTTCGCCCGCTCGGACCGTCGTCTGTCGCTGATCGGCGGGGCGGGCGGCTGCACGATGATCGGCCTGGGCGTGACGGTTGCGGTGACGGGCCGGGCGGACTGA